A single window of Myxocyprinus asiaticus isolate MX2 ecotype Aquarium Trade chromosome 34, UBuf_Myxa_2, whole genome shotgun sequence DNA harbors:
- the LOC127424803 gene encoding protein phosphatase 1 regulatory subunit 1B-like yields MEPSSPAEGPVEPKERRKIQFAVPATEPTQLDPRQVEMIRRRRPTPATLFKVADQTTTEDDNSTHQWVVGENGVLKPKRINPNIYQPPSLKAVQQMAEAQMQKLGVYPHVEEEGEEPILREEEELSSSHMPDSQEQMGMADNQSGIGKARATEPTDEEEVLLEEEKDDMAEDECRNVD; encoded by the exons ATGGAACCCTCAAGTCCCGCGGAGGGCCCGGTGGAACCCAAAGAAAGAAGGAAAATTCAGTTTGCAGTCCCAGCCACAGAACCAACCCAACTGGACCCGCGGCAGGTTGAAATG ATCCGACGACGAAGACCCACACCTGCCACACTGTTCAAAGTAGCAGATCAAACAACAACTGAGGATGATAACTCCACCCATCAG TGGGTTGTAGGGGAAAATGGTGTCCTAAAACCAAAACGAATCAACCCAAATATCTACCAGCCACCATCATTAAAAG CCGTTCAGCAGATGGCTGAAGCTCAGATGCAGAAATTAGGTGTGTATCCTCATGTAGaggaggaaggggaggagcctattctgagagaggaggaggagctaTCCTCATCCCACATGCCTG ATTCACAGGAGCAAATGGGCATGGCGGATAACCAATCGGGAATCGGAAAGGCAAGAGCCACAGAACCGACTGATGAAGAGGAGGTGTTGTTAGAGGAAGAAAAAGACGATATGGCAGAGGATGAGTGCAGAAATGTGGATTGA
- the LOC127425272 gene encoding stAR-related lipid transfer protein 3: protein MPSGVDYSELGGSLPAIASLNASYSQASLSLPSPYYRPLPPGERKAFSDVRRTFCLFVTFDLLFITLLWIIELNINTSIWTSLEKEVVNYNFKSSFFDIFVLAVFRFLCLQLGYAAFRLRHWWVIAITTLVTTAFLIAKVILSDLFNQNAFGYVLPITSFVVAWLETWFLDFKVLTQEAEDERVYLAAVNAACERAPMICPRAVSDGQFYSPPESLAGSEEDLDEEGMGRRAVTEQEKEFVRQGREAMAVVEQILTQEENWKLEKSSDVGDAVYTLEIPFHGKTFILKALLQCTAELVYQEVILQPEKMVQWNRTVSVCQILQRVDDNTLVSYDVSAGAAGGVVSPRDFVNVRRVERRRDCYISAGMATSHGCKPPHSRYVRGENGPGGFVVLKSSSNPSVCTFIWVLNTDLKGRLPRYLIHQSLAATMFEFMSHLRQRINEVHVSYR from the exons ATGCCGAGTGGCGTGGACTACAGCGAGCTGGGCGGAAGTCTTCCTGCCATTGCCTCTCTGAATGCGTCGTATTCCCAAGCGTCTCTGTCCCTGCCCTCCCCGTATTACCGCCCGTTACCCCCAGGAGAGAGGAAAGCCTTCTCTGATGTACGCCGAACATTCTGCCTCTTTGTTACGTTCGATCTCCTCTTCATCACTTTGCTTTGGATCATtgaattaaat ATCAATACGAGTATATGGACTAGTCTTGAAAAAGAGGTCGTTAACTATAACTTCAAGTCATCTTTCTTTGATATCTTT GTTTTAGCTGTGTTCAGGTTTCTGTGTTTGCAGCTTGGTTATGCCGCATTTCGACTGAGACACTGGTGGGTTATTGCG ATCACAACTCTGGTGACCACCGCCTTTCTCATTGCAAAAGTCATCTTGTCAGAT TTGTTTAATCAGAATGCATTTGGCTATGTTCTTCCCATCACCTCGTTTGTGGTGGCGTGGTTGGAAACCTGGTTCCTGGATTTCAAAGTCCTCACACAGGAAGCAGAGGATGAGAGAG TGTATCTGGCAGCAGTTAATGCAGCATGTGAGCGGGCACCCATGATATGCCCCAGAGCTGTGTCTGATGGCCAGTTTTACTCTCCACCAGAGTCACTGGCAG GTTCTGAAGAAGACCTTGATGAAGAGGGTATGGGCAGGAGAGCAGTAACAGAACAA GAAAAAGAGTTTGTAAGACAGGGACGGGAGGCGATGGCAGTGGTTGAACAGATATTGACACAAGAAGAGAACTGGAAGTTGGAGAAGAGTAGT GATGTTGGGGATGCAGTATATACACTGGAAATCCCGTTCCATGgaaagacatttattttaaag GCACTCTTGCAGTGTACAGCAGAGCTGGTGTATCAGGAGGTCATTCTGCAGCCAGAGAAGATGGTACAGTGGAACAGGACAGTGTCTGTCTGTCAG ATTTTGCAGAGAGTGGATGATAACACGCTGGTGTCATATGATGTGTCTGCTGGAGCAGCTGGAGGTGTCGTATCTCCCAG GGACTTTGTGAATGTTCGTCGGGTGGAGCGCAGGCGAGACTGCTACATCTCTGCAGGAATGGCGACCAGTCACGGCTGCAAACCACCTCACAGTCGCTACGTCAG aggGGAGAATGGTCCTGGTGGATTTGTTGTGTTAAAATCCAGCAGTAATCCTTCAGTTTGTACCTTCATCTGGGTGCTTAATACAGACCTCAAG GGTCGCCTCCCCCGTTATCTCATCCACCAATCACTGGCGGCCACCATGTTTGAGTTCATGTCTCATCTCAGGCAGCGCATAAATGAAGTCCACGTCTCCTACCGGTGA